A window from Candidatus Fusobacterium pullicola encodes these proteins:
- the lptC gene encoding LPS export ABC transporter periplasmic protein LptC, whose protein sequence is MNKKKIIYGIAIIVVVILGYFNYFGDEGEVGKTEQVVETTNVTYRNEDYLVEAQKQKDYIKENETGFEKAKAKVNDMFLSGDNIFIDKVRNLALKNNILGISPNGWSFKAENIDYNKLKDEITSTTGVTAINDERGLTISGQNFTTDSKMSYIELEKDVTLEDKNIILKGDKGNYDDLSKIVILSDNIKLEGKGENQGVMDGNFKTLRYNMESKILEAWEPFDAIYKGVKLSAESLYFKEDTETLKISKNVVIEVNGFKINVTRLDKGANSDILNIVGKIKGSNGVYSFVGDGGTYNTQSKVLTITGNIVGTSTKGEKITGEKLVYDSNTQLLTLSGKKDVRYSSADGELVTKSFTYNNATKELVTDGSYSFIGPKYESKGKKLYFNDTTKDIKITDGYILDKSKGQKLQGEQLAYNTNTQDSSAVGKAYMEDKRYSLLSDSIIYTGADKNAKINGKYTVKALDGSMMFQGKDATYNQGNGEFLSSGDVTLQSDGYTAKGSNLTYNTENGLGKLGSSIEIVNPKDNVRITGDNFSFKNGEYLEIDGNLHMESDTVIVNSQSAKYNLKDKNIYIPEKIDFKSKDGKTYGIMDRGVYYTEDSKFVGDNFSGKSNTSTLTSKKMTYFSKEEKLLFQDKVVMKDIDSTFRGDSVEYYPKTEIVKSLDKYTINYKDFTFKGDSGVFNNKTGILDGNRSDITTVNGDRFTSDKIHGNLKEMIMDFIGDVKGEVKDKGVVTTFEGDFARVYFKNSGKYEILRSEIRENAVFVQGDKKLESDYIEIDSNRRLVFSKESTKLTIVDDVNGETIIKSAVAEVDIENDIATLIGNVYIENRNSEYGLTTVKADRGIIRQKAGTVELIGHVEIENEESIVQADRGIYNMETKKIKASGNVYVDYKK, encoded by the coding sequence ATGAATAAGAAAAAAATAATATATGGAATAGCTATAATAGTAGTAGTTATATTGGGGTATTTTAACTACTTTGGTGATGAGGGAGAAGTAGGAAAGACAGAACAAGTAGTAGAAACTACTAATGTAACATATAGAAACGAGGATTATTTGGTTGAAGCCCAAAAACAAAAGGACTATATAAAAGAGAATGAGACGGGATTTGAAAAGGCGAAAGCAAAGGTAAATGATATGTTTCTAAGTGGAGATAATATCTTTATTGATAAAGTAAGAAACTTAGCCTTAAAAAATAATATCCTTGGAATAAGTCCTAATGGTTGGAGCTTTAAAGCTGAGAATATAGACTATAATAAATTAAAAGATGAGATAACTTCAACAACTGGAGTTACAGCTATAAATGATGAAAGAGGTTTGACAATCTCTGGACAAAACTTCACAACTGACTCAAAGATGAGTTATATTGAGTTGGAGAAAGATGTTACTTTAGAGGATAAAAATATAATCTTAAAGGGAGATAAGGGAAATTATGATGACTTATCTAAGATAGTTATTCTTTCTGACAATATTAAATTGGAAGGAAAGGGAGAGAATCAAGGTGTCATGGATGGAAACTTCAAAACTTTAAGATATAATATGGAGAGTAAAATTTTAGAAGCTTGGGAGCCTTTTGATGCTATATATAAAGGGGTAAAGTTATCAGCTGAATCCCTATATTTTAAAGAAGATACGGAAACTCTAAAGATCTCTAAAAATGTAGTTATTGAAGTAAATGGCTTTAAAATAAATGTAACTAGATTGGATAAGGGAGCAAATAGTGATATCTTAAATATTGTAGGAAAAATAAAGGGAAGTAACGGAGTTTACTCTTTTGTAGGAGATGGGGGAACATATAACACTCAAAGCAAAGTACTAACTATTACAGGTAATATAGTTGGAACTTCTACAAAGGGAGAGAAGATAACAGGAGAGAAACTTGTATATGATAGCAATACTCAACTGTTGACACTTTCTGGTAAAAAAGATGTAAGATACTCATCAGCAGATGGAGAATTAGTTACAAAATCTTTTACTTATAATAATGCAACAAAGGAGCTTGTAACAGATGGAAGTTATAGTTTCATCGGACCAAAATATGAGAGTAAGGGTAAAAAACTTTACTTTAATGATACTACTAAGGATATAAAGATAACAGATGGGTATATCCTAGATAAGAGCAAAGGACAAAAACTTCAAGGAGAGCAACTTGCCTATAATACTAATACACAAGATAGTAGTGCAGTAGGTAAAGCTTATATGGAAGATAAGAGATATTCACTTTTAAGTGATAGTATTATCTATACAGGAGCAGATAAAAATGCTAAAATAAATGGTAAGTATACAGTGAAAGCTTTAGATGGTAGTATGATGTTTCAAGGTAAAGATGCTACATATAATCAAGGGAATGGAGAGTTTTTAAGTAGTGGTGATGTAACTCTTCAAAGTGATGGTTATACAGCTAAGGGAAGTAACTTAACTTATAATACAGAGAATGGACTTGGAAAATTAGGAAGTAGTATTGAGATAGTTAATCCTAAGGATAATGTAAGAATAACAGGAGATAACTTCTCTTTTAAAAATGGAGAGTATCTAGAGATAGATGGAAATCTTCATATGGAAAGTGATACTGTAATAGTTAATTCTCAAAGTGCTAAGTATAATTTAAAGGATAAAAATATCTATATTCCAGAAAAAATAGATTTTAAGTCAAAAGATGGTAAAACTTATGGTATAATGGATAGAGGAGTTTACTATACTGAGGATTCAAAATTTGTAGGAGACAATTTTAGCGGAAAGAGCAATACAAGTACTTTGACAAGTAAAAAGATGACGTATTTTTCAAAGGAAGAGAAATTACTTTTCCAAGATAAAGTTGTGATGAAAGATATTGATTCTACATTTAGAGGAGATAGTGTTGAGTATTACCCTAAAACTGAGATAGTTAAATCACTAGATAAGTATACAATTAACTATAAAGATTTTACATTTAAGGGAGATAGTGGAGTATTTAATAACAAAACAGGAATCTTAGATGGAAATAGATCCGACATAACAACAGTAAATGGAGATAGATTTACATCTGATAAGATACATGGAAACTTAAAAGAGATGATAATGGATTTTATAGGAGATGTAAAGGGTGAAGTCAAGGATAAGGGAGTTGTAACAACTTTTGAAGGAGACTTTGCAAGAGTATACTTTAAAAATAGTGGAAAGTATGAGATATTAAGAAGTGAGATAAGAGAAAATGCTGTCTTTGTACAAGGAGATAAAAAATTAGAGTCTGATTATATAGAGATAGATTCAAATAGAAGATTAGTTTTTTCTAAGGAGAGTACAAAATTGACTATTGTTGATGATGTAAATGGTGAAACAATAATAAAATCAGCAGTGGCAGAAGTAGATATAGAGAATGATATAGCTACTTTGATAGGAAATGTATATATCGAAAATAGAAACTCTGAATATGGATTGACAACAGTAAAAGCCGATAGAGGAATAATTAGACAGAAAGCTGGAACAGTAGAGTTAATTGGACATGTAGAGATAGAAAATGAAGAATCTATAGTTCAGGCCGATAGAGGAATTTATAATATGGAAACTAAGAAAATAAAAGCCTCTGGAAATGTTTATGTAGACTATAAAAAATAA
- the mutS gene encoding DNA mismatch repair protein MutS, with translation MMAETPLMSQYKEIKSQYTDSILLFRLGDFYEMFFEDAVIASKELGLTLTSRNREKGYEVPLAGVPYHSVASYIAKLVAKGHKVAICDQVEDPKSSKGIVKREVTRVITPGTIIDTDFLDEKSNNYLMGIKISDNIGALAYIDITTGEFKTSEIVGEDILFRLLGEINKIAPKEIVLDEKTYDNYIDEFKKHNSLSEIKFTKSVERKKAEEYLKNYFNVISLESFGMKNRKEAITVSALVLEYVVDLQKGKELPITNISYVSSENVMELNITTQRNLDIVDNQREKSGAGTLLWVMDNCMTSMGSRLLKKFLKNPLLDVEKIKARQRDVSFFIENVLLREEIREKLKDTYDIERIIGKLILETENGRDLIALKTSIKSSLEIFKLLKGNPLFEIDVKALVEIYNMIEKAIVDEPPFSVREGGVIKSGYNSDLDELHGISKDGKDYILEIENRERERTGIKGLKIKYNKVFGYFIEVTKANSALVPEDYIRKQTLANAERYIVADLKEYEEKVLNAKERIESLEYHLFKELTAEIKKYREELQNLAYKVAYLDVITDFAHIAVKNSYIQPEINDGDEIEIIAGRHPVVEKLIPAGEFVKNNIVFDDKREIIILTGPNMSGKSTYMKQTALIIIMAHIGSYVPANYAKIGLVDKIFTRVGASDDLLTGQSTFMLEMSEVANIVNSATKKSFIILDEIGRGTSTFDGISIATAITEYIHEKIGAKTIFATHYHELTQLEDKLEKAENFRIEVKEDDKEIIFLREIVKGGADKSYGIEVARLAGLPKEILDRSKSILKRLEERKEIVEKNLGGEQLLLFGNMAPKEEETQCKKEALKGKELTKEQKIVMRVLDEIEPDKLTPLEALLKLNELKKILNGS, from the coding sequence ATAATGGCAGAAACGCCACTTATGAGTCAATATAAAGAGATAAAATCTCAATATACAGATAGTATTTTACTTTTTAGGCTTGGAGATTTTTATGAGATGTTTTTTGAAGATGCTGTAATAGCTTCAAAAGAGTTAGGTCTTACTCTTACAAGTAGAAATAGAGAGAAAGGGTATGAAGTTCCTTTAGCAGGAGTACCATATCACTCGGTAGCTTCATATATAGCAAAACTTGTAGCAAAGGGGCATAAGGTAGCTATCTGTGATCAAGTAGAGGATCCAAAATCATCTAAGGGTATTGTAAAAAGAGAGGTTACAAGGGTTATAACTCCGGGAACAATTATAGATACAGATTTCTTAGATGAAAAGAGCAACAATTACCTAATGGGAATAAAAATATCTGATAATATTGGAGCTTTAGCCTATATAGATATAACAACTGGTGAATTTAAGACAAGTGAAATAGTTGGAGAAGATATACTATTTAGATTATTAGGAGAGATAAATAAGATTGCTCCAAAAGAGATAGTATTAGATGAAAAGACTTATGATAACTATATAGATGAATTCAAAAAACACAACTCTCTAAGTGAGATAAAGTTTACTAAGAGTGTAGAGAGAAAAAAAGCAGAGGAGTATTTAAAAAATTACTTTAATGTAATCTCTTTGGAAAGTTTTGGAATGAAAAATAGAAAAGAAGCCATTACGGTATCTGCTTTGGTATTAGAGTATGTTGTAGACTTACAAAAAGGTAAGGAATTGCCAATCACAAATATAAGCTATGTAAGTAGTGAAAATGTGATGGAGTTAAATATTACTACTCAAAGAAATTTGGATATAGTAGATAACCAAAGGGAGAAGAGTGGAGCTGGAACACTTCTTTGGGTAATGGATAACTGTATGACATCTATGGGAAGCAGATTACTAAAAAAATTCTTAAAAAACCCTCTTTTAGATGTTGAAAAGATAAAAGCAAGACAAAGAGATGTAAGTTTCTTTATAGAAAATGTATTACTTAGAGAGGAGATAAGAGAGAAACTAAAGGATACATATGATATAGAGAGAATAATAGGAAAACTAATTTTAGAAACAGAGAATGGAAGAGATTTAATAGCTTTAAAGACTTCTATAAAGAGTTCACTAGAAATTTTCAAATTGCTAAAGGGAAATCCACTGTTTGAAATAGATGTAAAAGCATTGGTAGAGATATATAATATGATAGAGAAAGCCATAGTAGATGAGCCACCATTCTCAGTTAGGGAAGGTGGAGTCATAAAGAGTGGATATAACTCTGACTTAGATGAGTTACATGGTATCTCAAAAGATGGAAAAGATTATATTCTTGAGATAGAGAATAGAGAGAGAGAAAGAACAGGAATAAAAGGGCTAAAAATAAAATATAATAAGGTTTTTGGATATTTTATTGAGGTAACTAAGGCAAACTCAGCTCTTGTTCCAGAGGATTACATAAGAAAGCAAACTTTAGCTAATGCAGAAAGATATATAGTGGCAGATTTAAAAGAGTATGAAGAAAAGGTACTTAATGCCAAGGAGAGAATAGAATCTCTTGAATACCATCTATTTAAAGAGTTGACAGCAGAGATAAAAAAATATAGAGAGGAGTTACAAAATCTAGCTTATAAAGTAGCATATCTAGATGTAATTACTGACTTTGCTCATATAGCTGTTAAAAACTCATATATTCAACCAGAGATAAATGATGGTGATGAGATAGAGATAATAGCTGGAAGACATCCAGTAGTAGAGAAACTTATTCCAGCAGGAGAGTTTGTAAAAAATAATATAGTATTTGATGATAAAAGAGAGATAATAATACTTACAGGTCCAAATATGTCTGGTAAATCAACATATATGAAGCAGACAGCTCTAATAATAATAATGGCTCACATAGGGTCATATGTTCCAGCTAACTATGCTAAAATTGGACTTGTAGATAAGATATTTACAAGGGTAGGTGCTAGTGATGACCTACTTACTGGACAATCGACATTTATGCTAGAGATGAGTGAGGTAGCTAACATAGTAAACAGTGCTACAAAAAAATCATTTATTATCTTAGATGAGATTGGAAGAGGAACTTCTACTTTTGATGGTATCTCAATAGCAACAGCTATCACAGAGTATATACATGAGAAAATTGGAGCTAAGACAATATTTGCCACTCACTATCACGAGCTTACTCAATTAGAGGATAAGTTAGAAAAAGCTGAAAACTTTAGAATTGAGGTAAAGGAAGATGATAAGGAGATAATCTTCTTAAGGGAGATAGTTAAAGGGGGAGCAGATAAATCTTATGGAATAGAGGTGGCAAGACTTGCTGGACTACCAAAGGAGATATTAGATAGGTCAAAATCTATTCTTAAGAGATTGGAGGAGAGAAAGGAGATAGTTGAAAAGAATCTAGGTGGAGAACAACTACTTCTTTTTGGAAATATGGCTCCAAAAGAGGAGGAGACTCAATGTAAAAAAGAGGCTCTAAAAGGTAAGGAGTTAACTAAAGAGCAAAAAATAGTAATGAGAGTACTAGATGAGATAGAGCCAGATAAATTAACACCATTAGAAGCACTATTGAAACTTAATGAGTTGAAAAAAATATTGAATGGGAGTTAA
- the dusB gene encoding tRNA dihydrouridine synthase DusB yields MKKIYIAPIAGVTDYTYRGILREFNPDMLFTEMVSINAMECASEKTLKVILRLREGDSVQLFGKDIPKMVESAKFVEKLGVKHIDINSGCPMKKITSNGYGSALMANPEHIRAMLSELRSALNDDTGLSIKVRAGYKEFKNPVEIAKIAQETGCKHITVHGRTREQMYTGKADWSVIKAVKESVDIPVIGNGDIFTAEDAKERIDFSGVDGVMLARGIFGNPWLIRDIREYLEHGKVLNPVTPLDRINMAIEHTRRTQIEHPERPFIFELRKHICWYLKGIRNSNAIKDKINHTDKYEEVLELLHLIKAGIEQEGVE; encoded by the coding sequence ATGAAAAAAATATATATAGCTCCAATAGCTGGAGTTACAGATTATACATATAGAGGTATATTAAGAGAGTTTAATCCAGATATGTTATTTACAGAGATGGTAAGTATCAATGCTATGGAGTGTGCTTCTGAAAAAACTTTAAAGGTAATCTTAAGACTTAGAGAGGGAGACTCTGTACAACTTTTTGGTAAGGATATTCCAAAGATGGTAGAGAGTGCAAAATTTGTAGAGAAATTAGGAGTAAAACATATAGATATAAACTCTGGATGTCCAATGAAAAAGATAACAAGTAATGGTTATGGATCAGCATTGATGGCAAATCCTGAACATATAAGAGCTATGTTATCAGAGTTAAGAAGTGCTTTAAATGATGATACAGGCTTATCAATAAAGGTAAGAGCTGGGTATAAAGAGTTTAAAAATCCTGTAGAGATAGCGAAAATTGCTCAAGAGACAGGGTGTAAACATATAACTGTACATGGTAGAACAAGAGAGCAGATGTATACTGGAAAAGCTGATTGGAGCGTAATAAAGGCTGTAAAAGAGAGTGTAGATATTCCAGTAATAGGAAATGGAGATATATTTACAGCTGAGGATGCAAAGGAGAGAATAGATTTCTCTGGAGTAGATGGGGTAATGTTAGCAAGAGGAATATTTGGAAATCCATGGCTAATAAGAGATATTAGAGAGTATTTAGAGCATGGAAAGGTACTAAATCCTGTAACTCCATTAGATAGAATAAATATGGCAATAGAGCATACTAGAAGGACTCAAATAGAGCATCCAGAGAGACCATTTATATTTGAGTTAAGAAAGCATATATGTTGGTATTTAAAAGGGATTAGAAACTCTAATGCAATAAAGGATAAGATAAACCATACAGATAAGTATGAAGAGGTATTGGAGTTATTACACTTAATAAAAGCGGGAATTGAACAAGAGGGAGTTGAATAA
- a CDS encoding M48 family metallopeptidase, with protein MEIKITRKKIKNIIIKINEKGEVLVSAPYKVPNSYIENLLQEKKEWIKEKIEQIKNKQEKISTFEEGDEFIYLGKKYTIKIKISSVEYCELTEEHFILNIKINNFENRKKIISKWLTDNFCTLVKNRTIEFGKRIGYLPSIIKFRDMKTRWGSCNTLTRSITFNLQLYKKPLEVIDYVILHELAHIPYPHHQKEFWNFVEKYMPDWKKRRSLLKTSS; from the coding sequence ATGGAGATAAAAATAACTAGAAAAAAGATTAAAAATATAATTATAAAAATCAATGAAAAGGGGGAAGTTTTAGTCTCTGCTCCCTATAAAGTTCCTAATTCATATATAGAAAATCTTCTCCAAGAGAAAAAGGAGTGGATAAAAGAAAAAATTGAACAAATAAAAAATAAACAGGAGAAGATTTCTACTTTTGAAGAGGGAGATGAATTTATATATCTTGGTAAAAAATATACCATCAAAATAAAAATATCCTCTGTTGAATATTGTGAGCTAACTGAGGAGCATTTTATATTAAATATAAAAATTAACAATTTTGAAAATAGAAAAAAAATTATCAGTAAATGGCTCACTGATAATTTTTGTACTCTTGTAAAAAACAGAACTATAGAATTCGGAAAGAGAATTGGCTATCTTCCTTCAATTATTAAATTTAGAGATATGAAAACTAGATGGGGTTCTTGCAATACCCTTACTCGAAGTATAACTTTCAACCTCCAACTCTATAAAAAACCTCTTGAAGTTATTGATTATGTTATACTACATGAGCTAGCTCATATCCCCTATCCCCATCATCAAAAAGAGTTTTGGAACTTTGTAGAAAAATATATGCCAGATTGGAAAAAAAGAAGAAGCTTACTAAAAACCTCTTCCTAA
- a CDS encoding manganese efflux pump MntP family protein, with product MYFLEVVLIGISLAMDAFAICLCQGLASKNKGSLALKLGLTFGAFQAIMPWLGYSVGNIFSSKVSTYGNILAFIILVLIGINMIKEGKEEEEKYDIEIGLKALLGMGIATSIDALAVGLSFAMNGQQHIYLYVMIIGIVTFIISVVGTNLGSKVGELLGSKAHYFGGTVLIILGVKALIG from the coding sequence ATTTTTTAGAGGTAGTTTTAATAGGTATAAGTTTAGCAATGGATGCTTTTGCAATCTGTCTTTGTCAAGGGCTAGCTTCAAAGAATAAGGGAAGTTTAGCTTTGAAATTAGGATTAACTTTTGGGGCTTTTCAGGCTATAATGCCGTGGCTAGGTTACAGTGTAGGAAATATCTTTAGTAGTAAAGTTTCTACATATGGTAATATACTTGCTTTTATTATATTGGTATTGATAGGAATAAATATGATAAAGGAGGGGAAAGAAGAGGAAGAGAAGTATGATATTGAAATAGGTTTGAAAGCTCTATTAGGAATGGGGATAGCTACAAGTATAGATGCTTTAGCAGTAGGATTATCTTTTGCCATGAATGGACAACAACACATTTATCTTTATGTTATGATAATAGGTATTGTAACATTTATAATTTCAGTTGTAGGAACAAATCTAGGGAGCAAAGTAGGTGAGCTACTAGGAAGTAAAGCTCACTACTTTGGTGGAACAGTACTTATTATTTTAGGTGTGAAAGCTCTAATAGGATAA